A region of the Chryseobacterium cucumeris genome:
TCTCCCGGAGCCTCATCTGTACCTGCTAAAAGAGAACCAAGCATTACTGCTCCTGCACCACTCGCAATAGCTTTAACGATATCTCCTGAAAGTTTGATTCCACCATCAGCGATTACCGTTACATTTTTTGACTTAGCATATTCGTAAACGTTATAAATAGCAGATAGCTGAGGAACACCTACTCCTGCAACTACTCTTGTTGTACAGATGGAACCCGGTCCTACTCCAACTTTAAGCACGTTGGCTCCTGCTTCAATAAGGTCTTTAGCAGCTTCTGCAGTTACGATATTTCCTCCTACAACATCAAGGTTCGGATATGCTTTTCTGATTTCTGAAATTTTATCTAAAACTCCTTTAGAATGACCATGTGCAGAATCAATGGCTACAATATCAACTCCAGCCTGTACTAAAGCCTCAATTCTCGCTAATGTATCTTCTCCTACACCTACTCCGGCTCCTACGATAAGACGTCCGTTTTGATCCTTATTAGCATTAGGATATTCCAACTGATTATCGATATCCTTTATCGTAATTAAACCTACAAGTTTGTTATCTTTATCTACGATAGGAAGTTTTTCAACTCTGTTTTTAAGAAGGATTTCTTTAGCCTTTTCAAGGTTGGTATCTTTATCTGAAGTGATCAGATTATCTTTGGTCATAATCTCTTCCACTTTCATATCAAGATTTTCCTGATATTTTACGTCTCTGTTGGTAATAATTCCGATCAGAACATTATCAGCATCCACTACCGGAAGGCCGGAAATCTTATATCTTGACATAAGATCTTTAGCTTCCCCTAAAGTATGATCTTTAGATAGCGTAACCGGATCAGATATCATTCCGTTTTCGGAACGTTTTACACGGTTTACCTGAGCTGCCTGCTCAGCAATTGTCATGTTTTTGTGGATAAATCCTAACCCTCCGACTCTTGCTAAAGCAATGGCCAGATCAGCTTCAGTAACAGTGTCCATCGCAGCGGAAACTATCGGAACATTCAGCGTGATTTTGTCGGTAAGTCTTGATTTTAATGAAACCTGGTTAGGTAAAACTTCTGAATAAGAAGGGACTAGAAGAACGTCATCGAAAGTGATGGCTGTCTCTACAATTTTGTTATGAATAGACATCTTTACTTTCTTTGCAAAATTAGGTTATTTTGGTGAGATATGAAAATCCTTTTTGATAGTTTAAATAAAATTTAATAATCAATAACTTAAATCGAAAAACCGCCCTTTTGTAAGAACGGTTACGGTACAAAATAATTGAATAAGTTTGAAACTACTTTATTTATAGGTTAAATATGATCATGTAAGATCTATTTGATGAGACTTCCATTTTCATCAATATTCTCAATATGGGTCTGATTATTTTTATCGATGTATAATTTTAATCTTACTTTCCCTTTATTATCGCGGATAAATATGCCTACATCACCATTGGCTGTCTTGCCTGCAAAAAAGCGTTCACTTCCCAGTTTACCTTTTTCCTGTAGTTGTGCGAATGCTTTTTTTGAAGCTTCCGGATTATTCAGTTTCTTTATAGAATCAGCAGCCTTAATAATATCCTCCATCGGGAAATCATCAGGTCGATCCCAGAGCTTTAAACCATATACTCTTTTTTTATCTTTTCCTGAACCTTCAAAATACTGAAGCTGCATAATCTGATCTGTATTTCTCTGGTCTACAGAATAGACCATTCCGGATTCTTTCTCATTGCCGTCATACACAAGCCCTCCACATTCATCTCCCAGGGAATTGAAAAAAATAAGTCCTGCTTCTCTTTCACGGGGTTTCATTTCCTTATGATTCACCAATCCGGGATGCTGACGCTCCTTATTACTGATAACCATCTTTAAAGTTCCATCTTTCTCAACGATATTGATACGTTCTACATCTA
Encoded here:
- the guaB gene encoding IMP dehydrogenase; protein product: MSIHNKIVETAITFDDVLLVPSYSEVLPNQVSLKSRLTDKITLNVPIVSAAMDTVTEADLAIALARVGGLGFIHKNMTIAEQAAQVNRVKRSENGMISDPVTLSKDHTLGEAKDLMSRYKISGLPVVDADNVLIGIITNRDVKYQENLDMKVEEIMTKDNLITSDKDTNLEKAKEILLKNRVEKLPIVDKDNKLVGLITIKDIDNQLEYPNANKDQNGRLIVGAGVGVGEDTLARIEALVQAGVDIVAIDSAHGHSKGVLDKISEIRKAYPNLDVVGGNIVTAEAAKDLIEAGANVLKVGVGPGSICTTRVVAGVGVPQLSAIYNVYEYAKSKNVTVIADGGIKLSGDIVKAIASGAGAVMLGSLLAGTDEAPGEEIIFQGRKFKSYQGMGSLSAMKRGGKERYFQSEAKKFVPEGIEGRVPHKGKLEDVIFQLTGGLRAGMGYCGAKDIETLQKDSKLVMITGSGLKESHPHDVIITQEAPNYSL